In a genomic window of Balaenoptera ricei isolate mBalRic1 chromosome 3, mBalRic1.hap2, whole genome shotgun sequence:
- the PRLR gene encoding prolactin receptor isoform X2: MGSSSSDPRYVDVTYIVEPDPPVNLTLELKQPEDSKPYLWIKWFPPTLVDVRSGWLTLQYEIRLKPEKAAEWETHFAGQQTQFKILSLYPGQKYLVQVHCKPDHGFWSEWSPESSIQIPNDFSMKDATVWIFVAVLSAVICLIMVWAVALKGYSMVTCILPPVPGPKIKGFDTHLLEKGKSEELLSALGCQDFPPTSDCEDLLVEFLEVDDSEGQQLMPAHSKEHPGHGVRPTHLDPDSDSGRGSCDSPSLLSEKCDEPRANPSKFHTPEGLEKAEKPETNVTQPQDPQSTSVEGKIPSFHASGSQSSTWPLLQPPSLPYPRSSYHSVADVCKLGLGTAGAASALLDETDTHALKPSQTIETGGEGKAAEQRESESFRSETDRDAARLLPQDKTPSISARPLEYVEIHKVSKDGALALFPKPNENSGWAERTSTPETSKEYSKVSRVMDNNILVLVQDRRAQDLAPLEEPAKEAPPSLPQIPAEVDLASFPAAPSNCRLQLGGLDYLHPTGFMHSFQ, from the exons ATGGGAAGCAGTTCCTCGGATCCACGTTACGTGGATGTGACTTACATAG TTGAACCAGACCCTCCTGTGAACCTGACTTTGGAATTAAAACAGCCAGAAGACAGCAAACCATATCTGTGGATAAAATGGTTTCCACCCACCCTGGTTGATGTAAGATCTGGTTGGCTCACACTCCAGTATGAAATTCGATTAAAACCTGAGAAAGCAGCTGAGTGGGAG ACTCATTTCGCTGGGCAGCAGACTCAGTTTAAGATTCTCAGCTTATATCCAGGACAGAAATACCTTGTCCAGGTTCACTGCAAGCCAGACCATGGATTCTGGAGTGAGTGGAGCCCAGAGAGCTCCATCCAGATACCTAATG ACTTCTCAATGAAAGATGCAACCGTGTGGATCTTTGTGGCCGTTCTTTCTGCTGTCATCTGTTTGATTATGGTCTGGGCAGTGGCTTTGAAGGGCTACAG CATGGTGACCTGCATCCTCCCTCCGGTTCCTGGgccaaaaataaaaggatttgaTACTCATCTGCTGGAG AAGGGCAAGTCCGAAGAACTTCTGAGCGCCCTGGGCTGCCAAGACTTCCCTCCCACTTCCGACTGCGAGGACTTACTGGTGGAGTTCTTAGAGGTGGATGACAGTGAAGGCCAGCAGCTGATGCCGGCTCACTCCAAAGAGCACCCGGGGCACGGCGTGAGGCCCACACACTTGGATCCCGACAGCGACTCTGGCCGGGGCAGCTGCGACAGCCCTTCCCTTTTGTCTGAAAAGTGTGATGAACCTCGGGCCAATCCCTCCAAGTTCCACACTCCTGAGGGCcttgagaaggcagagaaacccGAAACAAATGTTACCCAGCCCCAAGACCCTCAGAGCACAAGCGTGGAAGGCAAAATCCCCTCCTTTCATGCCAGCGGATCCCAATCTTCAACGTGGCCTTTGCTGCAGCCCCCCAGCCTGCCCTACCCCAGATCATCTTACCACAGCGTTGCTGATGTGTGCAAGCTGGGCCTGGGCACGGCAGGTGCTGCATCCGCTTTGTTGGACGAAACAGACACACATGCTTTAAAACCCTCGCAAACCATTGAGACAGGcggggaagggaaggcagctgAGCAGAGGGAGTCAGAAAGCTTCCGTTCCGAGACTGACCGAGACGCGGCACGGCTGCTGCCCCAGGACAAGACCCCCTCGATCTCTGCTAGACCCCTGGAGTACGTGGAGATCCACAAAGTCAGCAAAGATGGAGCGCTGGCACTGTTCCCGAAACCAAACGAGAACAGCGGCTGGGCGGAGAGGACCAGCACCCCTGAAACCAGCAAGGAGTACTCGAAGGTGTCCCGGGTGATGGATAACAACATCCTGGTGTTGGTGCAGGATCGGCGAGCGCAAGACCTGGCTCCGCTTGAAGAACCAGCCAAGGAGGCCCCGCCATCCCTGCCACAGATTCCAGCCGAGGTAGACCTGGCCTCCTTCCCCGCGGCCCCGAGCAACTGCAGACTCCAGCTCGGTGGGTTGGATTACCTGCATCCCACAGGCTTTATGCACTCCTTTCAGTGA
- the PRLR gene encoding prolactin receptor isoform X1 — MKENAASTVVFILLLFLNTNLLNGQSPPGKPEIFKCRSPEKETFTCWWKPGADGRLPTNYTLTYRKEGETFTHECPDYKTGGPNSCYFNKKHTSIWTIYIITVNATNQMGSSSSDPRYVDVTYIVEPDPPVNLTLELKQPEDSKPYLWIKWFPPTLVDVRSGWLTLQYEIRLKPEKAAEWETHFAGQQTQFKILSLYPGQKYLVQVHCKPDHGFWSEWSPESSIQIPNDFSMKDATVWIFVAVLSAVICLIMVWAVALKGYSMVTCILPPVPGPKIKGFDTHLLEKGKSEELLSALGCQDFPPTSDCEDLLVEFLEVDDSEGQQLMPAHSKEHPGHGVRPTHLDPDSDSGRGSCDSPSLLSEKCDEPRANPSKFHTPEGLEKAEKPETNVTQPQDPQSTSVEGKIPSFHASGSQSSTWPLLQPPSLPYPRSSYHSVADVCKLGLGTAGAASALLDETDTHALKPSQTIETGGEGKAAEQRESESFRSETDRDAARLLPQDKTPSISARPLEYVEIHKVSKDGALALFPKPNENSGWAERTSTPETSKEYSKVSRVMDNNILVLVQDRRAQDLAPLEEPAKEAPPSLPQIPAEVDLASFPAAPSNCRLQLGGLDYLHPTGFMHSFQ, encoded by the exons GACAGTCACCTCCTGGGAAACCTGAGATCTTTAAATGTCGTTCTCCCGAAAAGGAAACATTCACCTGCTGGTGGAAGCCTGGGGCAGATGGAAGATTACCTACCAATTACACGCTGACTTACCGCAAGGAAGG AGAGACATTCACCCATGAATGTCCAGACTACAAAACCGGTGGCCCCAACTCCTGCTACTTTAACAAGAAGCACACCTCCATATGGACGATATACATCATCACAGTAAATGCCACGAACCAGATGGGAAGCAGTTCCTCGGATCCACGTTACGTGGATGTGACTTACATAG TTGAACCAGACCCTCCTGTGAACCTGACTTTGGAATTAAAACAGCCAGAAGACAGCAAACCATATCTGTGGATAAAATGGTTTCCACCCACCCTGGTTGATGTAAGATCTGGTTGGCTCACACTCCAGTATGAAATTCGATTAAAACCTGAGAAAGCAGCTGAGTGGGAG ACTCATTTCGCTGGGCAGCAGACTCAGTTTAAGATTCTCAGCTTATATCCAGGACAGAAATACCTTGTCCAGGTTCACTGCAAGCCAGACCATGGATTCTGGAGTGAGTGGAGCCCAGAGAGCTCCATCCAGATACCTAATG ACTTCTCAATGAAAGATGCAACCGTGTGGATCTTTGTGGCCGTTCTTTCTGCTGTCATCTGTTTGATTATGGTCTGGGCAGTGGCTTTGAAGGGCTACAG CATGGTGACCTGCATCCTCCCTCCGGTTCCTGGgccaaaaataaaaggatttgaTACTCATCTGCTGGAG AAGGGCAAGTCCGAAGAACTTCTGAGCGCCCTGGGCTGCCAAGACTTCCCTCCCACTTCCGACTGCGAGGACTTACTGGTGGAGTTCTTAGAGGTGGATGACAGTGAAGGCCAGCAGCTGATGCCGGCTCACTCCAAAGAGCACCCGGGGCACGGCGTGAGGCCCACACACTTGGATCCCGACAGCGACTCTGGCCGGGGCAGCTGCGACAGCCCTTCCCTTTTGTCTGAAAAGTGTGATGAACCTCGGGCCAATCCCTCCAAGTTCCACACTCCTGAGGGCcttgagaaggcagagaaacccGAAACAAATGTTACCCAGCCCCAAGACCCTCAGAGCACAAGCGTGGAAGGCAAAATCCCCTCCTTTCATGCCAGCGGATCCCAATCTTCAACGTGGCCTTTGCTGCAGCCCCCCAGCCTGCCCTACCCCAGATCATCTTACCACAGCGTTGCTGATGTGTGCAAGCTGGGCCTGGGCACGGCAGGTGCTGCATCCGCTTTGTTGGACGAAACAGACACACATGCTTTAAAACCCTCGCAAACCATTGAGACAGGcggggaagggaaggcagctgAGCAGAGGGAGTCAGAAAGCTTCCGTTCCGAGACTGACCGAGACGCGGCACGGCTGCTGCCCCAGGACAAGACCCCCTCGATCTCTGCTAGACCCCTGGAGTACGTGGAGATCCACAAAGTCAGCAAAGATGGAGCGCTGGCACTGTTCCCGAAACCAAACGAGAACAGCGGCTGGGCGGAGAGGACCAGCACCCCTGAAACCAGCAAGGAGTACTCGAAGGTGTCCCGGGTGATGGATAACAACATCCTGGTGTTGGTGCAGGATCGGCGAGCGCAAGACCTGGCTCCGCTTGAAGAACCAGCCAAGGAGGCCCCGCCATCCCTGCCACAGATTCCAGCCGAGGTAGACCTGGCCTCCTTCCCCGCGGCCCCGAGCAACTGCAGACTCCAGCTCGGTGGGTTGGATTACCTGCATCCCACAGGCTTTATGCACTCCTTTCAGTGA